A single genomic interval of Pomacea canaliculata isolate SZHN2017 linkage group LG5, ASM307304v1, whole genome shotgun sequence harbors:
- the LOC112564652 gene encoding platelet glycoprotein V-like, protein MAAIAAMRKRHYNVSGLCLLVWTTFSVTSLVDPTPVPDSICTKVISSCRCTNKGTLARIKCTVPAASNSSLHRLLISELNKTQTTSIDLLDLSSSDLSSIPPDFLTGVSRINTIKAQHCGLSKIPAFILKMRKVAHLNLSHNLFVNLSLDFMVSMNLRGLSLAYNKLEYIKGELNSTLVNMDLKHNQLTELPVNIWLSLQEIDVSHNALSMLPSLPSQSPLRKLSASHNKVAEFPSKFFESTSVLHTLDLAWNGLQMLKKVQQKNVNLEKLQKLVLSHNNLQYLSVGLLDAMPKLVHLDLSHNKLQSLNHDVFPPQSSGLQFLNLSCNALNYVHHTTFHHLESLRDLILSHNPGLGQQGIGHLGLPDHLVSLDLTNCSLTTLDYCQIKHLHDLGSLHVLHNPLLCTCHLYLLYNWFIHHSPSKRDTPNDEHSWQCLPSDNQSPVLIIQRPCVESVSCPSVETSIQQREGVQVHLKVVRAKQHIITTWTIADISHQVVGFRVLCMHQGQEVSNQQKAEQTEQDTAAVHVSPILGTDLRSYTVTNVDADDHFIVCIDVLSNTTRVIKRVCEAILTERPNILAGILTGVIFLLPCLIFIAYVLIKDKKIKQSSYAVVQNKDQQKSGTDETNRMTFLNCQCLTGA, encoded by the exons ATGGCGGCGATCGCAG CCATGAGAAAAAGACACTACAATGTGAGCGGTCTCTGCTTGCTGGTCTGGACAACTTTTTCGGTGACGTCACTTGTGGATCCCACCCCAGTACCAGACAGCATCTGCACCAAAGTTATTAGCAGCTGTAGGTGCACCAACAAAGGAACTCTGGCACGTATCAAGTGCACGGTGCCAGCTGCAAGTAACAGTTCTCTGCACAGACTTTTGATATCTGAATTAAATAAAACCCAAACTACTTCAATAGACCTACTGGATTTATCAAGCAGTGACCTTTCCTCCATTCCACCTGACTTCTTGACTGGCGTGTCCagaataaacacaataaaggCTCAGCACTGTGGTTTGAGCAAAATACCagcattcattttaaaaatgagaaaagtagCACACCTGAACTTGTCTCACAACCTTTTTGTCAACTTGTCTTTGGACTTTATGGTAAGCATGAACCTGCGTGGACTTAGCCTAGCTTACAATAAATTGGAGTATATCAAAGGTGAGTTAAACTCAACACTGGTCAACATGGACCTGAAACACAACCAGCTGACTGAGCTACCAGTGAACATCTGGCTTTCACTACAGGAGATTGATGTATCCCACAATGCTCTCTCCATGCTGCCCAGCTTACCCAGCCAATCACCACTGAGAAAATTGAGTGCAAGTCATAACAAGGTGGCCGAGTTTCCAAGCAAATTCTTTGAGTCTACATCAGTGCTGCACACACTGGACTTGGCATGGAACGGCCTACAAATGCTCAAAAAAGTTCAGCAGAAGAATGTGAACCTGGAAAAGCTGCAGAAATTAGTCTTATCTCATAACAACCTCCAGTACCTCAGCGTGGGACTTCTGGATGCCATGCCAAAGCTGGTCCACCTTGATCTCAGTCACAACAAGCTGCAGTCCTTGAACCATGATGTCTTCCCACCACAGTCATCTGGTCTTCAGTTTCTGAACCTCTCCTGCAATGCCCTGAACTATGTGCACCACACCACCTTCCATCATCTGGAGAGTCTGCGTGACCTCATCCTCTCCCACAACCCTGGGCTGGGACAACAAGGAATTGGACACTTGGGTCTTCCTGACCATTTAGTTAGTCTGGACCTCACAAACTGCTCCCTGACCACGCTAGACTATTGCCAGATAAAGCACTTGCATGACCTGGGATCACTCCATGTGCTTCACAACCCGTTGCTGTGCACCTGTCATCTCTACCTGCTTTACAACTGGTTTAT CCACCACAGCCCTTCAAAGAGGGATACACCAAATGACGAGCACAGCTGGCAGTGTCTTCCAAGTGACAATCAATCACCTGTCTTGATCATTCAACGGCCCTGTGTGGAGAGTGTGTCCTGCCCCTCTGTAGAGACCAGCATACAGCAAAGGGAGGGGGTCCAAGTACATCTCAAAGTGGTGCGGGCCAAGCAGCACATTATCACCACTTGGACAATCGCTGATATCAGCCACCAAGTTGTAGGCTTTCGAGTCCTTTGCATGCACCAGGGTCAAGAAGTCTCCAACCAGCAAAAAGCAGAGCAGACTGAACAGGACACAGCGGCTGTCCATGTATCCCCTATCCTAGGCACAGACCTTCGAAGCTACACTGTGACAAACGTTGATGCTGATGACCACTTTATTGTCTGCATTGATGTACTGAGTAACACCACCAGGGTTATTAAACGAGTGTGTGAAGCAATTCTCACTGAAAGACCAAATATTCTGGCAGGTATACTGACTGGAGTAATCTTTCTCTTACCATGTCTCATATTTATTGCTTATGTTTTgatcaaagacaagaaaattaaacaatcTTCTTATGCTGTGGTTCAGAACAAGGATCAGCAGAAATCTGGCACAGATGAAACCAACCGGATGACATTTCTGAACTGCCAGTGTTTAACAGGGGCTTGA